Proteins co-encoded in one Spirosoma endbachense genomic window:
- a CDS encoding lanthionine synthetase LanC family protein — protein sequence METLTAPQVSTTATTLETSFMETAAQIGRTLCRDAIWFGSRCNFLSSTNDPAFEYPKPYFKSLEADFYSGSAGVAFFLAALYNATGDRLIRKTAIGTLQNSLETAQLIPAHSTLGFFAGWTGIAYATIQAGLWLHDDELTVRGHHLLDRITKLDVQQAGIDVIDGTAGAIPALIKLERAQPSPTLRSLIVQLADQLVSQAERSPEGTSWNTVMGADHRNLTGLAHGVAGIVNALFEAFTLTQDVRYRDTAFEGLRYENTFFNQQEQNWPDFRMKSQPTTYNLTEESTGPTCSCAWCHGAPGIALSRLRGYELTRHPALKTEALTALHTTAKQLTWDQQMNFSLCHGLAGNADVLLEAADILAMPDWHAQATAIGQLGQERYQQTGLWANGLYNTFQIPDFMLGLSGIGYFYLRLADATTYKSALIMR from the coding sequence ATGGAAACGCTTACCGCTCCTCAGGTTTCAACTACAGCTACGACGCTCGAAACGAGCTTTATGGAAACAGCCGCTCAAATTGGCCGGACTTTATGCCGTGATGCGATTTGGTTTGGTTCACGCTGCAACTTTCTGTCATCGACCAACGACCCGGCTTTTGAGTATCCCAAGCCTTATTTCAAATCGCTCGAAGCCGATTTTTATTCAGGATCAGCGGGTGTGGCTTTTTTTCTGGCAGCACTCTACAACGCCACCGGCGACCGCCTTATCCGAAAAACAGCGATAGGAACCCTACAAAATTCGCTGGAAACAGCACAGCTCATTCCCGCACACTCGACTTTAGGTTTCTTTGCCGGTTGGACAGGTATTGCCTACGCAACGATTCAGGCGGGGCTGTGGCTACATGATGACGAACTGACCGTTCGGGGCCACCACCTGCTCGACAGGATTACGAAACTCGATGTGCAACAGGCTGGAATCGATGTAATTGACGGAACGGCCGGTGCCATTCCGGCCCTGATTAAACTAGAACGCGCCCAGCCGTCGCCCACGCTTCGTTCACTCATCGTTCAGCTCGCCGATCAGTTGGTGAGTCAAGCCGAACGGTCGCCAGAAGGCACGTCGTGGAATACCGTCATGGGTGCCGACCATCGGAATCTAACCGGGCTGGCTCATGGGGTTGCAGGCATTGTTAACGCCCTGTTCGAAGCGTTCACGCTGACCCAGGATGTTCGTTATCGGGATACTGCCTTTGAGGGCTTGCGGTACGAAAATACCTTTTTCAATCAGCAGGAGCAGAACTGGCCCGATTTCCGCATGAAAAGCCAGCCGACTACGTATAACCTTACTGAAGAGTCGACTGGCCCAACCTGTTCGTGTGCCTGGTGTCATGGTGCACCCGGTATTGCCCTCTCGCGGTTGCGCGGGTATGAACTCACCCGGCATCCGGCGCTGAAAACCGAAGCGCTCACGGCTCTGCATACAACGGCAAAACAGCTCACCTGGGATCAGCAAATGAATTTTTCGCTCTGCCACGGATTGGCGGGTAATGCGGACGTGCTGCTGGAAGCCGCCGACATTCTGGCTATGCCCGACTGGCACGCGCAGGCAACAGCCATTGGCCAACTGGGACAGGAACGCTACCAGCAGACGGGCCTGTGGGCGAACGGCTTATACAACACCTTTCAGATTCCTGATTTTATGCTTGGCTTATCAGGTATAGGCTATTTTTACCTGCGGCTGGCTGATGCAACGACCTATAAATCGGCACTCATTATGCGATAA
- a CDS encoding phosphatase PAP2 family protein, which produces MNKLLSIVSLSVLFLWVSGCKEPVIDEGVLPFSEPATVDPSGGNWRTIVLKSTGDISVPQPDAITSDAYKSEFAQVKNGVASLEPEKITAINYWAVGGVTRWNQIARQLVAKYNTESGNPLDATNSPASAPFAARLYAALSVAQYDALVVAWRAKYQYNRPSLVDQGVITRAPVANVPSYPSEDAAVAEVSCQMLAYFFPNEAPWLKTKAAEHKQSRIWNGANVSSDIKGGEAIGAAVTTKVVDRLKTDRFSTANDPNNTWTTLLAKAPYDVKWTSLIIPTRPPILPLAGKVKTWFDSTAIAKNLSAAPPATTSASFQKDLTEVRTMADARTRDQSRIAAKWDDGTGTYTIPGHWNMITEEFIHQYRQNELRAARTYALVNRALQDGGTACWATKFTYFVPRPSQIDPTIKTATIISNTPGYTSEHATFASAATAVLLYLFPDEATTLNAQLTEATLSELYGGTSFRFDNEAGAKLGTAVGTIAVESAKADGAK; this is translated from the coding sequence ATGAATAAGTTACTTTCTATCGTTTCTTTAAGCGTTCTCTTCCTGTGGGTATCGGGTTGTAAAGAACCCGTTATCGACGAGGGTGTTCTGCCGTTCAGCGAACCTGCTACGGTGGACCCCAGTGGCGGTAACTGGCGAACGATCGTGCTCAAATCCACAGGTGATATTAGCGTTCCGCAACCAGATGCGATCACCTCCGATGCCTACAAAAGCGAATTCGCTCAGGTCAAAAATGGCGTAGCGAGTCTGGAGCCGGAAAAAATTACGGCCATTAATTATTGGGCAGTTGGCGGAGTGACCCGCTGGAACCAGATTGCCCGTCAATTGGTGGCTAAATACAATACGGAATCAGGTAATCCGCTGGATGCAACGAACTCACCGGCCAGTGCGCCGTTTGCGGCCCGGCTCTATGCTGCGCTCAGCGTTGCACAATATGATGCATTGGTCGTTGCCTGGCGGGCCAAATACCAATACAACCGCCCATCGCTGGTCGATCAGGGGGTGATCACCCGCGCACCGGTTGCCAACGTACCATCGTATCCGTCAGAAGATGCCGCTGTTGCCGAGGTTTCGTGTCAGATGCTGGCTTATTTCTTCCCGAATGAAGCACCCTGGCTTAAGACGAAAGCCGCCGAGCATAAGCAGAGCCGGATCTGGAATGGGGCCAACGTTTCGAGCGATATAAAAGGTGGCGAGGCTATTGGGGCTGCCGTAACGACAAAAGTGGTTGATCGGCTTAAAACCGACCGTTTCAGCACTGCCAACGACCCCAATAACACCTGGACCACCTTGCTTGCCAAAGCACCATACGATGTTAAATGGACAAGCCTGATTATTCCGACCCGACCCCCTATATTGCCTTTAGCGGGAAAAGTAAAAACCTGGTTCGACTCAACGGCAATTGCCAAAAACCTTTCTGCTGCGCCCCCAGCGACAACATCGGCGTCATTTCAAAAGGATTTGACAGAAGTTCGCACAATGGCCGACGCCCGCACCCGCGATCAATCACGCATTGCGGCTAAATGGGACGATGGCACGGGCACATACACGATTCCAGGCCATTGGAATATGATAACTGAAGAGTTTATTCATCAATATCGTCAGAACGAACTTCGGGCAGCCCGTACCTATGCGCTCGTGAATCGTGCCCTGCAGGATGGGGGCACGGCCTGCTGGGCAACCAAGTTTACCTATTTTGTACCCCGCCCTTCGCAGATCGACCCAACGATCAAAACGGCAACGATTATTTCCAATACACCGGGTTACACATCCGAGCATGCCACCTTTGCGTCGGCTGCTACGGCCGTATTACTTTATTTATTCCCGGACGAAGCCACTACGCTGAATGCACAGCTTACGGAAGCAACGTTGTCTGAATTGTATGGCGGCACTTCGTTTCGTTTCGATAATGAAGCCGGGGCAAAACTTGGTACGGCTGTTGGTACCATAGCGGTTGAATCAGCGAAGGCCGACGGAGCGAAATAG
- a CDS encoding phosphatase PAP2 family protein, with amino-acid sequence MKKYIHFLAICSAVAGMSVAIVSCDKSITEPLRVGYTPTSVDEKAGTWKTYVLSAPTDVTVAEPTSTTSTAYLAELADLKTKSASLTTEQQQAVVYWGTGAVYRWNEIARELAARYNVPPASNADGKYPVPDAANPLADPRFPFANPPYAARALAYLDVAQYDALVAAWSYKYKYKRSAPGKIDATIRVALPTSSLPSYPSEDAVVATASYTILKAMFPGEGPFLDAKLAEHQNSRLWAGMNVASDLTAGADLGNQVAAKVMTRARADGMGAANNQALTAGMIESAKARGLADVWLSQESPLRPPMLPNYGAVITWNFDAATKVKLRPEAPPALNSQEFTTALNELKDINKSQTREQARIANYWADGAGSYTPPGHWNRTAANAGMDAKYSEVRMARTLALVNTALMDAGICCWETKYYYYYPRPQQFGVKTSVGLPNFPSYTSGHSTFSAAAAVVLGSIFPDQADAFWAQAQEASDSRIYGLIHYRFDCTVGLTCGKNIGSYAVARGKADGSGL; translated from the coding sequence ATGAAAAAGTATATTCACTTTCTGGCCATTTGCAGTGCAGTAGCAGGCATGTCAGTCGCGATTGTTTCCTGCGACAAAAGCATTACAGAACCGTTGCGCGTAGGCTATACGCCGACTAGTGTCGATGAAAAAGCGGGTACGTGGAAAACCTACGTGCTGAGCGCACCCACCGATGTGACGGTTGCGGAACCAACATCAACCACGTCGACAGCCTATCTGGCCGAACTGGCTGATCTAAAGACAAAATCAGCCAGCCTGACAACCGAACAGCAACAGGCCGTTGTTTACTGGGGAACCGGTGCCGTTTACCGGTGGAATGAGATCGCTCGTGAACTAGCGGCCCGATACAATGTGCCGCCCGCTTCAAATGCTGATGGTAAATACCCGGTGCCCGATGCCGCCAATCCACTGGCTGATCCCAGGTTTCCGTTTGCCAACCCGCCCTATGCGGCCCGTGCCCTGGCCTATCTGGATGTAGCCCAGTACGACGCACTAGTGGCTGCCTGGAGCTATAAATACAAGTATAAGCGATCGGCTCCCGGCAAAATAGATGCCACGATTCGGGTGGCATTGCCCACATCGTCGTTGCCATCGTATCCATCCGAAGATGCCGTTGTGGCTACTGCATCCTACACTATCCTGAAGGCTATGTTTCCTGGTGAAGGTCCTTTTCTGGATGCCAAACTGGCCGAACATCAGAATAGCCGTTTGTGGGCGGGTATGAATGTAGCGAGTGATCTTACGGCTGGCGCTGATCTGGGTAATCAGGTAGCGGCAAAAGTAATGACCCGCGCCAGAGCCGATGGTATGGGTGCCGCTAATAATCAGGCGTTAACGGCTGGTATGATTGAATCGGCTAAAGCCCGTGGTCTGGCCGACGTCTGGTTAAGCCAGGAGAGCCCGCTCCGGCCGCCGATGCTGCCAAACTACGGGGCCGTCATCACCTGGAACTTTGATGCGGCAACCAAAGTGAAACTACGGCCCGAGGCACCACCAGCCCTGAACAGCCAGGAGTTCACGACGGCACTCAATGAGCTGAAAGATATCAACAAAAGTCAAACGCGTGAACAGGCCCGGATTGCTAACTATTGGGCCGATGGCGCAGGTAGCTATACACCGCCGGGCCATTGGAACCGTACGGCAGCCAACGCGGGCATGGATGCCAAATATAGCGAGGTGCGTATGGCGCGGACACTGGCTTTGGTCAATACGGCGCTCATGGATGCCGGTATCTGCTGCTGGGAAACGAAGTACTACTATTACTATCCTCGTCCGCAGCAATTTGGGGTTAAAACGTCCGTCGGATTACCCAACTTCCCGTCCTATACATCGGGCCACTCCACCTTTTCAGCAGCTGCCGCTGTTGTGCTGGGCAGCATATTTCCTGATCAGGCCGATGCCTTCTGGGCACAGGCGCAGGAAGCGTCAGACTCGCGGATTTACGGATTAATTCACTACCGGTTCGATTGCACAGTAGGACTGACGTGTGGTAAAAATATTGGGTCTTATGCAGTAGCTCGTGGCAAAGCCGACGGGTCAGGCCTGTAA
- a CDS encoding TonB-dependent receptor family protein, with protein MKKTQLKIRFIGFVIFLSTQLSAQDMTGKRELSPKQDTDSLPARMLNQVTVKGIKSTVIDALPEVHGTYLMGGKRSEVIKLSDIDANVAEKTPRQVFARIPGVFVYDMDGTGNQVNISTRGLDPHRSWENNIRQNGVITNSDMYGYPASHYSAPMESIERVEFVRGTASLQYGAQFGGMLNYVTKRADSTRRFGFETVNSIGSYGLLSTYNAIGGRVGKWTYYAYYYRRHSDGYRQNSESKADAQFGRLHYQANQRLGITAEMGRSAYTYQIPGPLTDAMFAQDPRQSTRSRNYFNPDIYVPSLKLDWQLSDRTRLLWTSSAVLGARNSVQLDAFATVPDTINRATGQYRARQVDIDNFNSYTTEIRLLHHYKLGPVQATAAGGVQLMSTDLHRRQLGVGTTASDFDLSLTSPFKRDLHFQTKNLAAFAESQFHLTDRLTVSPGIRIENGTTEMRGIITYYDPENLPTNISHKFALLGINAQYQFNETVKVYGGWAQAYRPVVFKDIIPTSVYERIDKNLKDAYGYNAELGIEGRWQGLHVNITAFDLLYRNRLGTVLLTNTDGTNYIFRTNIGDSRSTGVEALIESQILRTEKVLISGFTSTAYNNARYLNGRVSAGTENRSVTGNRVESAPRWTTRNGLTARYGTASLTLQYSYVSETFSDALNTGVASANGAVGPVPAYSLWDLNGTWSIGRQLTLRGSINNLLNKQYFTKRPTFYPGPGVWPSDGRSAVLTVGFRL; from the coding sequence ATGAAAAAAACTCAACTAAAAATAAGGTTTATTGGCTTTGTGATTTTTCTATCCACGCAGTTGTCTGCTCAGGATATGACTGGTAAACGGGAATTAAGCCCCAAACAGGACACTGATTCACTACCAGCCCGTATGCTAAACCAGGTAACGGTAAAAGGAATTAAGTCAACAGTTATTGACGCGCTCCCCGAAGTGCATGGCACCTATCTGATGGGTGGCAAGCGTAGTGAAGTGATTAAGTTATCGGATATTGATGCCAATGTGGCCGAGAAAACACCCCGGCAGGTGTTTGCCCGGATTCCGGGCGTGTTCGTCTATGATATGGATGGAACTGGTAATCAGGTCAATATTTCGACGCGGGGACTGGACCCACACCGATCCTGGGAGAATAATATTCGCCAGAATGGGGTCATCACTAATTCCGATATGTATGGCTATCCGGCCAGTCATTATTCGGCACCCATGGAAAGTATTGAACGAGTTGAGTTCGTTCGCGGAACGGCTTCGCTTCAGTATGGAGCCCAATTTGGGGGTATGCTGAACTACGTAACCAAGCGGGCCGACAGTACACGGCGCTTTGGGTTCGAGACGGTTAACTCGATTGGGTCCTATGGCTTACTGAGCACCTACAATGCCATTGGGGGGCGGGTCGGTAAATGGACGTATTATGCGTATTACTATCGGCGTCATTCGGACGGCTATCGGCAGAATAGCGAATCCAAAGCAGACGCTCAATTTGGACGATTACACTATCAGGCAAACCAGCGGTTGGGAATAACGGCCGAAATGGGACGATCAGCCTACACCTACCAGATTCCTGGCCCCCTGACCGATGCGATGTTTGCCCAGGACCCGCGTCAGTCGACCCGGAGCCGCAACTACTTTAACCCCGATATTTATGTCCCATCGCTAAAACTCGACTGGCAGCTTTCCGACCGGACGCGGCTGCTCTGGACATCATCGGCCGTGTTGGGAGCCCGAAACAGCGTTCAGCTGGATGCCTTTGCGACGGTACCCGATACCATCAATCGGGCTACGGGACAGTATAGAGCCCGACAGGTTGATATTGATAATTTCAATAGTTATACCACCGAAATCCGGTTGTTGCACCACTATAAGCTGGGTCCTGTACAGGCAACGGCGGCTGGAGGTGTTCAACTGATGAGCACCGATTTGCACCGGCGGCAACTCGGCGTTGGAACCACTGCCAGCGATTTCGATCTATCGCTGACCAGCCCCTTCAAACGCGATCTGCACTTTCAGACGAAGAATTTGGCTGCCTTTGCCGAAAGCCAGTTTCATCTGACCGATCGGCTAACAGTTTCGCCCGGCATTCGGATCGAAAACGGAACGACTGAAATGCGGGGTATCATCACGTATTATGACCCTGAGAATCTTCCGACTAACATCAGCCACAAGTTTGCTTTGTTGGGGATCAACGCACAATACCAGTTTAATGAAACGGTCAAAGTATACGGTGGCTGGGCGCAGGCTTATCGACCGGTGGTGTTTAAAGACATTATCCCAACGTCGGTCTACGAACGGATTGACAAGAATTTGAAAGACGCCTATGGGTATAATGCCGAATTAGGCATTGAGGGTCGCTGGCAGGGCTTGCACGTCAACATAACAGCCTTCGATTTGCTCTATCGAAATCGGCTGGGCACGGTGCTGCTAACGAATACCGATGGAACGAACTACATTTTCCGGACGAACATTGGCGATAGTCGCAGTACGGGTGTCGAAGCACTGATCGAATCACAAATTCTTCGGACCGAGAAAGTGCTGATTAGTGGCTTTACATCAACAGCTTACAACAATGCCCGCTACCTGAACGGGCGTGTATCGGCGGGAACCGAGAATCGGTCGGTTACGGGTAATCGGGTGGAGTCGGCTCCTCGCTGGACAACGCGGAATGGGTTGACGGCCCGCTATGGAACGGCGAGTCTGACGCTCCAGTACAGCTACGTGAGCGAAACCTTCTCGGATGCGCTCAATACGGGAGTAGCATCGGCCAATGGAGCCGTTGGTCCTGTACCGGCTTACAGCCTTTGGGATTTGAACGGAACCTGGTCTATTGGTCGTCAACTAACCCTACGGGGCAGTATCAATAACCTGCTCAACAAGCAATATTTTACCAAACGCCCGACTTTTTATCCGGGACCTGGCGTGTGGCCTTCCGATGGTCGAAGTGCCGTGCTGACGGTTGGGTTTAGGTTGTAA
- a CDS encoding DUF2490 domain-containing protein produces the protein MRYTLLFGLLLAESICFAQQWTFYGFFPAMSQSGSLSRKIQYNFYASATIDAVGRTVNAKEYPVTMLQYYLQPSLSYKLSPNFQIGLGYAYVKHNLFGLRVNENRLWAQTVATHDLPILGHPKLSHRLRYEERYPLNRHTDQWSYATLLRYQVGFNWLLYDPQKKKTGFYISASNEFFFCLAGAKNSPISSKNAFYGEDWIYGGLGYTTNRLGKLEVGYMFQDLIRNPQQDHRHLHLLQATWAMSFDLSELGVWLYTP, from the coding sequence ATGAGATACACTCTTTTGTTCGGATTGTTACTGGCTGAGTCAATTTGCTTCGCGCAACAGTGGACTTTTTACGGGTTTTTTCCGGCTATGTCGCAATCTGGAAGTTTGAGCAGGAAAATCCAGTATAACTTCTATGCATCGGCTACGATTGATGCCGTCGGACGAACCGTTAACGCAAAGGAATATCCGGTTACTATGCTTCAATACTATTTGCAACCGAGTCTAAGCTACAAATTATCGCCCAATTTTCAGATTGGTCTGGGCTATGCTTACGTAAAGCATAATCTGTTTGGCTTACGCGTTAATGAAAATCGTCTGTGGGCGCAGACGGTTGCCACTCATGATTTACCCATTCTGGGGCATCCTAAATTGTCTCATCGATTACGCTATGAAGAGCGATATCCGCTCAATAGGCACACTGATCAATGGTCGTATGCGACTTTATTGCGGTATCAAGTTGGTTTTAACTGGTTACTGTATGATCCCCAAAAGAAGAAGACTGGATTCTACATTTCAGCGTCAAACGAATTTTTTTTCTGCCTGGCAGGAGCGAAAAACAGCCCGATCAGTTCAAAAAATGCGTTTTATGGCGAAGATTGGATCTATGGTGGATTGGGTTATACTACGAACAGACTTGGTAAGCTTGAAGTAGGTTATATGTTTCAGGATTTGATTCGTAATCCGCAACAGGATCATCGCCATCTGCATTTACTGCAAGCTACCTGGGCTATGAGTTTTGATTTGTCGGAACTAGGTGTTTGGCTCTATACGCCATAA
- the moaA gene encoding GTP 3',8-cyclase MoaA has product MIYDNHNRPISYLRLAVTDRCNLRCFYCMPEEGIKYLPKHQLLTYEEMERIVLVLARLGVQKVRITGGEPFVRAGLMDFLRRLAEIDGLKDISLTTNGVLTAPHVADLVALGVRSVNLSLDTLDRERFRQITRRDELPAVLKTLDALLEAGIQTKINAVVMDGQNTQDLIPLTDLTRTLPVDVRFIEEMPFNGEGSHYPVLHWTHRRIVDEIRTYYPNLQKIPDPQFSTSANYQIPVHQGTIGVIAAFSRTFCGTCNRIRLTAQGTLKTCLYDNGVLDVRALIRSGASDDELTSAFLRAFAHRPANGFEAEQSRDTVTESMSTIGG; this is encoded by the coding sequence ATGATCTACGACAACCACAATCGCCCCATTTCCTACCTTCGGCTGGCCGTGACAGACCGCTGTAATTTGCGTTGCTTTTACTGCATGCCTGAGGAAGGGATCAAATATCTTCCTAAGCACCAGTTGCTTACATATGAAGAAATGGAGCGAATCGTGCTGGTTCTGGCCCGACTGGGCGTTCAGAAGGTGCGGATTACGGGTGGAGAACCTTTCGTTCGGGCAGGTCTGATGGATTTTTTGCGTCGGCTGGCTGAAATCGACGGTCTGAAGGATATTTCGCTCACAACGAATGGCGTATTGACAGCACCACATGTAGCTGATCTGGTTGCCCTTGGCGTTCGCTCCGTCAACTTAAGCCTGGATACGCTCGACCGCGAACGGTTCCGGCAAATTACCCGACGTGATGAATTGCCCGCTGTGCTGAAAACGCTGGATGCGCTGCTGGAAGCCGGGATTCAGACAAAAATCAATGCCGTTGTGATGGATGGGCAGAATACCCAGGATCTGATTCCACTGACCGACCTCACCCGGACATTACCCGTCGATGTGCGGTTTATTGAAGAGATGCCATTTAATGGCGAGGGTAGTCATTACCCGGTATTACACTGGACCCACCGGCGTATTGTCGACGAAATCCGGACTTATTACCCCAATCTGCAAAAAATACCCGATCCGCAGTTTTCCACATCGGCTAATTACCAGATTCCGGTCCATCAGGGAACAATTGGCGTTATTGCAGCCTTCAGCCGTACCTTCTGTGGCACCTGCAACCGCATTCGCCTGACAGCGCAGGGTACGCTTAAAACCTGCCTGTATGACAACGGAGTATTGGATGTTCGTGCATTGATCCGATCGGGTGCATCGGATGACGAACTGACCAGTGCGTTTCTTCGGGCGTTCGCCCATCGTCCGGCCAACGGTTTTGAAGCCGAACAAAGCCGGGATACCGTTACCGAATCCATGTCGACAATCGGTGGCTGA